From a region of the Cucumis sativus cultivar 9930 chromosome 6, Cucumber_9930_V3, whole genome shotgun sequence genome:
- the LOC105435807 gene encoding BAG family molecular chaperone regulator 4 has translation MKKWSSKATQIRSDEYGRKGDEDIDWEIRPGGMIVQKRRIGSNPNSECFITINVSHGSNRHQITVDSHSTIGDLKSRLQRQTGLEPTEQRLLFKGKEKENEEWLHMAGVNDMSKLILMEDPASKERKMEEMKKNNSVAAGEALAKVAVEVDKLSEKVAAVEGGVNGGKRVEEKELNLLIELLMMELLKLDAIHTTHPDSKIHRRTQVVRVQKLVDRLDNLKATISNSMKRDSSSSGRAKWEAFECGFGSLIPPTSKLTISSTKITHDWELFD, from the exons atgaaaaagtGGAGTTCAAAAGCAACCCAAATTAGGAGCGATGAATATGGACGAAAAGGAGATGAAGACATAGATTGGGAGATCAGACCAGGCGGAATGATTGTCCAGAAACGACGCATAGGTTCGAATCCGAATTCAGAGTGTTTCATTACCATCAACGTCTCTCATGGGTCTAACCGTCATCAAATCACCGTTGATTCCCATTCCACAATTg GAGATTTAAAGTCGAGGTTACAACGACAGACAGGGTTGGAACCGACGGAACAGAGGTTATTGTttaaagggaaagagaaagagaacgAGGAGTGGTTGCATATGGCTGGTGTAAACGACATGTCGAAACTTATACTTATGGAAGATCCTGCTAGTAAAGAGAGGAAgatggaagagatgaagaagaataacTCTGTCGCCGCCGGTGAAGCTCTGGCCAAGGTAGCAGTTGAGGTCGACAAACTCTCTGAAAAG GTTGCAGCGGTGGAAGGTGGCGTTAATGGAGGGAAGAGGGTGGAGGAGAAGGaactaaatttattgataGAGTTATTGATGATGGAATTGTTGAAGTTAGATGCAATTCACACTACTCATCCTGATTCCAAAATTCATAGAAGAACCCAG gTTGTTAGGGTACAAAAATTAGTGGACAGGCTTGACAATTTGAAGGCTACAATCTCAAATTCCATGAAAAGAGATTCAAGTAGTAGTGGAAGAGCCAAATGGGAAGCATTTGAATGTGGATTTGGGAGCCTCATTCCTCCAACTTCCAAACTCACCATCTCTTCTACAAAAATAACTCATGATTGGGAACTCTTTGACTAG
- the LOC105435805 gene encoding inactive receptor-like serine/threonine-protein kinase At2g40270, protein MNEWWGFRPQRLRWAVLVMMFLFQSMTLCFSLNNEGLALLRIRDAVGSDPFGALANWNDKDGEFDHCSWFGVECSDGKVVILNLRDLCLGGTLAPEMGKFPYIKSIILRNNSFHGGIPQEIGDLLELEVLDLGFNNFSGPFPLDLGNNLSLTTLLLDHNEFITSITPEAYELNLLSETLMDEEQLSSIQGKSSCTRETVRWNFGQFQDADYQRRRLGGVQSPKRSFFSLPPSSFASSPSPLSPSAPPFSPAPSPRSPSASPTEPPAPLLSLAPAPSLHLNPARPPAVAPTLHAPVHVLTPPHSRGVPPRSSAPSPNLIGRSNKNKNHKVLILTGIVAGSLFLLFATVGILMFRSSKVVTVKPWATGLSGQLQKAFVTGVPKLKRSELEAACEDFSNIIGSFSDITVYKGTLSSGVEIAVTSTAVTSNADWSKTKEEQFRKKIETLSRVNHKNFVSLIGFCEEAQPFTRMMVFEYAPNGTLFEHLHIKEAEHLDWEMRLRIAMGVAYCLDHMHQLDLPVVHRHLCSSSVYLTEDYAAKLSDFSYWSEATAAKLGSATVELLETSPADLESNVYSFGVILLEMITGRLPFSVDDGSLADWASDFLKGEQLLRDIVDPILSSFKEEQLENLSQVIKMCVKPEPKQRPTMPEIALRLKEITALEPAGATPKLSPLWWAELEILSTDTN, encoded by the exons ATGAATGAATGGTGGGGTTTTCGCCCGCAGCGGCTGCGATGGGCGGTGCTGGTGATGATGTTCCTGTTTCAGAGTATGACACTCTGTTTTTCTCTGAATAATGAAG GTTTAGCATTGTTGAGGATTAGGGATGCGGTTGGTAGCGACCCTTTTGGTGCTTTAGCAAATTGGAATGATAAAGATGGGGAATTTGATCATTGTTCTTGGTTTGGTGTTGAGTGTTCTGATGGGAAAGTTGTGATACT GAACTTGAGAGATCTCTGTCTTGGAGGGACATTAGCACCTGAAATGGGGAAATTTCCCTACATAAAATCCAT CATTCTGCGAAACAACTCCTTCCATGGGGGAATTCCGCAAGAGATTGGGGATTTGCTTGAGCTAGAGGTTTTGGATTTGGGATTTAATAATTTCTCTGGGCCATTTCCCTTGGATCTTGGGAATAACTTGTCTCTAACCACCTT GCTTCTTGATCATAATGAATTCATTACTAGCATTACTCCTGAAGCCTATGAACTCAATTTGCTCTCTGAAACTCTAATGGATGAGGAGCAGCTCTCCAGCATTCAAGGCAAATCTTCTTGTACTAGAGAAACTGTACGCTG GAATTTTGGCCAGTTCCAAGATGCAGATTACCAGAGGCGACGACTAGGAGGAGTTCAATCTCCCAAACGTTCGTTCTTCTCGTTACCACCGTCTTCGTTCGCTTCGTCTCCATCTCCACTATCACCTTCGGCTCCACCATTCTCTCCAGCACCCTCCCCAAGGTCCCCATCAGCATCTCCCACAGAGCCTCCAGCCCCATTGTTGTCATTAGCACCTGCACCTAGCCTCCATTTGAATCCTGCACGACCGCCTGCTGTAGCCCCGACTCTACACGCACCAGTTCATGTTCTTACACCACCTCACTCCCGTGGCGTTCCACCACGCTCCTCAGCTCCTTCTCCAAATCTGATTGGGAGGAgtaataagaacaaaaatcaCAAAGTTCTAATATTGACAGGAATTGTAGCAGGATCATTGTTCTTATTATTTGCAACCGTTGGAATTTTGATGTTCCGAAGCAGTAAGGTTGTTACGGTGAAGCCTTGGGCCACAGGTTTAAGTGGACAGCTGCAGAAGGCATTTGTAACAG GTGTCCCAAAGCTTAAGCGATCTGAACTTGAAGCAGCTTGTGAAGACTTCAGCAATATAATTGGGTCCTTCTCAGACATCACAGTGTATAAGGGAACTCTTTCCAGTGGGGTTGAAATAGCTGTGACATCAACTGCAGTGACATCAAATGCAGATTGGTCAAAAACTAAAGAAGAACAATTCCGGAAAAAG ATCGAAACTTTGTCTAGGGTGAACCACAAAAACTTCGTCAGTCTTATCGGCTTTTGTGAAGAAGCACAACCCTTCACAAGGATGATGGTTTTTGAATATGCTCCAAATGGAACTCTCTTTGAGCATCTCCACA TAAAAGAAGCTGAGCACTTGGACTGGGAGATGAGACTGAGAATAGCAATGGGAGTAGCATACTGCTTAGACCATATGCACCAGCTTGATCTGCCCGTCGTACACAGACATCTTTGTTCTTCTTCAGTATACCTCACCGAAGACTATGCTGCCAAGTTGTCAGATTTTAGCTATTGGAGCGAAGCAACAGCGGCGAAGTTAGGATCAGCAACAGTCGAGCTCTTGGAAACATCACCAGCAGATTTAGAGAGCAATGTTTATAGCTTTGGAGTGATTTTGTTAGAAATGATTACAGGTAGACTTCCATTCTCGGTTGATGATGGCTCTCTTGCAGATTGGGCATCGGATTTTCTCAAGGGAGAACAGTTGTTAAGAGATATAGTGGATCCAATTCTAAGCTCTTTCAAAGAAGAACAGCTTGAGAATTTATCTCAAGTGATAAAAATGTGCGTCAAGCCCGAGCCAAAGCAAAGACCGACAATGCCCGAGATTGCTTTACGATTGAAAGAAATCACCGCATTGGAGCCTGCTGGAGCAACACCAAAACTATCTCCTCTGTGGTGGGCAGAACTAGAAATCTTGTCTACAGATACAAATTGA
- the LOC101206936 gene encoding probable N-acetyltransferase HLS1-like yields the protein MEFNGFVIRSYEDHNDEGQFSDKAQVLDLERRCEIGQSKRVFLFTDNLGDPICRIRNSPMYKMLVAECDKEVVGVIQGSIKAVFFTPHKPPPPGLVVKVGYVLGLRVAPPYRRRGIGAALVRRLEDWFVSNDVDYCCMAAEKDNHASLNLFINNLRYIKFRTGRILVNPVRNHPYNINSSEIKIQKLKIEDAEAIYKKHMASTELFPKDIKNILKNKLSLGTWMANFKQQHYPLRSSSSTTGGNEQSSWAIVSLWNSGEVFRLRLGKAPFAWVIYTKSLKIMDKILPCFKLVLVPNFFKPFGFYFVYGLHHEGPFSERLVGALCKFVHNMAMNNSKDHNCKAIVTEISGDEDDDLKMEIPHWKLLSCYEDFWCIKSLKSKKNNNNISNDHDHDDHILEWTNTPPIRTLFVDPREV from the exons atggAATTTAATGGGTTTGTTATTCGAAGCTATGAAGATCATAATGATGAAGGCCAATTCTCTGATAAAGCTCAAGTCTTAGACCTTGAAAGAAGATGTGAAATTGGCCAATCAAAACGTGTGTTTCTCTTCACTGATAATTTGGGTGACCCCATTTGTAGGATTCGTAATAGTCCTATGTATAAAATGCTG gttGCTGAGTGTGACAAGGAAGTGGTTGGTGTTATTCAAGGATCAATAAAAGCTGTCTTTTTTACTCCTCATAAACCCCCGCCACCCGGCTTGGTGGTTAAAGTGGGATACGTTCTTGGTTTGAGAGTGGCTCCGCCGTATCGCCGCCGTGGGATTGGGGCTGCCCTCGTTCGCCGTTTGGAAGATTGGTTTGTTTCCAATGATGTTGATTATTGTTGTATGGCTGCTGAGAAAGATAACCATGCCTCTCTTAATCTCTTCATCAATAATTTGAG GTACATAAAGTTTAGAACTGGAAGAATTTTGGTAAACCCAGTAAGAAACCATCCATACAACATCAATTCATcagaaatcaaaattcaaaagctaAAAATAGAAGATGCAGAAGCAATATACAAAAAACACATGGCCTCAACAGAGCTCTTTCCCAAAGACataaaaaacatattgaaaaaCAAGTTGAGTTTAGGGACATGGATGGcaaatttcaaacaacaaCATTATCCGTTGAGGTCGTCGTCGAGCACCACAGGCGGAAACGAGCAAAGCAGCTGGGCCATTGTAAGTCTATGGAATAGTGGGGAAGTTTTCAGGCTAAGGCTAGGAAAAGCACCATTTGCATGGGTAATTTACAcaaagagtttgaaaattatggaCAAAATTTTGCCATGCTTTAAGCTTGTTTTGGTGCCTAATTTTTTCAAGCCATTCGGgttctattttgtttatggaTTGCACCATGAGGGGCCTTTTTCTGAGAGATTGGTTGGAGCTTTGTGCAAATTTGTGCACAATATGGCAATGAATAATTCAAAGGATCATAATTGTAAAGCTATTGTTACTGAGATTAGTggtgatgaagatgatgaccTGAAAATGGAGATTCCTCATTGGAAATTGCTATCATGTTATGAAGATTTTTGGTGCATAAAGTCCttgaaaagtaagaaaaataataataatatcagcAATGATCATGATCATGATGATCATATATTGGAATGGACAAATACCCCACCTATTAGAACTCTTTTTGTAGACCCAAGAGaggtataa
- the LOC101206694 gene encoding basic leucine zipper 34, with protein sequence MEESYKMRMSQSGGIPMMAAALPPLPPSCLGKPTSSGEKKLPFFQYNTNLNIYGNGKSILSEGEATTSLPPKQDRSQVPDSDKDLTAEAKRLRRVMQSRQYSQKYRLKQLHYITQLESELKALQAEVTITSPRIKFMDRQNSLLRAENYSIKEKLSAYTGELLFKEAQYEELKRERNMLKEIYEAYQIKLVETLKSCNNNISAASGSTFQLVENYPQIATKSNPFTMLEN encoded by the exons ATGGAAGAAAGCTACAAAATGAGAATGAGTCAAAGCGGAGGAATTCCAATGATGGCGGCGGCGCTGCCACCATTACCACCGTCTTGTTTAGGAAAACCAACAAGCAGCGGTGAGAAAAAGTTACCATTCTTTCAATACAACACGAACTTAAACATATACGGAAATGGGAAAAGTATCCTTTCTGAAGGAGAAGCCACCACATCACTGCCACCGAAGCAAGACAGATCACAAGTTCCCGACTCCGACAAAGACCTCACTGCCGAAGCCAAACGACTAAGAAG GGTGATGCAAAGTAGACAATACTCTCAAAAGTACCGACTCAAACAGCTTCATTATATTACACAACTTGAATCAGAACTCAAAGCCCTTcaa GCAGAAGTAACAATTACCTCACCAAGGATAAAATTCATGGATCGTCAAAATTCACTACTTCGAGCAGAAAATTACTCCATCAAAGAGAAATTATCTGCATACACAGGAGAACTTTTATTCAAAGAAg CTCAATatgaagaattgaaaagagaaagaaatatgcTGAAGGAAATTTACGAagcatatcaaattaaattggtGGAGACTTTGAAAAGCTGTAACAATAATATATCTGCTGCCAGTGGAAGCACTTTTCAGTTGGTTGAAAATTACCCACAAATTGCTACCAAATCAAATCCATTTACCatgcttgaaaattaa
- the LOC105435806 gene encoding pentatricopeptide repeat-containing protein At2g30100, chloroplastic, protein MICAQGFTPLTQFGFSFSLSSPLESQRCGFSTPRLYMVSPISCNYQDSTFSVSRAAKFRDLRLFKSVELDQFITSDDEDEMGDGFFEAIEELERMTREPSDVLEEMNDRLSAREIQLVLVYFSQEGRDSWCALEVFEWLQKENRVDKETMELMVSIMCSWIKKLVEGRHNVGDVVDLLVDMDCVGLKPHFSMIEKVISLYWEMGEKEKAVFFVKEVLGRNLAFMKDDWEGHKGGPSGYLAWKMMVDGDYRGAVKMVLHLRESGLRPEVYSYLIAMTAVVKELNEFAKALRKLKGYARDGFVAELDKNNVELVAKYQTELLADGVQLSNWVLEEGSSSIRGVVHERLLAMYICAGQGVEAERQLWEMKLVGKEADADLYDIVLAICASQKETKAMKRLLTRIEITSPMIKKKSLTWLLRGYIKGGHFRDAAGTLVKMINLGFLPEYLDRVAVLQGLRKEIREPESVHTYLDLCKCLSDANLIGPSLVYLHLQKHKLWIIKML, encoded by the exons ATGATTTGTGCCCAGGGCTTTACTCCCTTAACCCAATTtgggttttcattttctttatcttctcCATTGGAATCTCAGAGATGTGGGTTTTCTACTCCCCGATTGTATATGGTTTCTCCTATTTCTTGCAATTACCAGGATTCTACTTTCTCTGTTTCCAGAGCTGCTAAGTTTCGGGATTTAAGGTTGTTCAAATCGGTTGAGTTGGACCAGTTCATCACCagtgatgatgaagatgaaatgGGTGATGGGTTTTTTGAGGCCATTGAGGAATTGGAACGGATGACGAGGGAACCATCGGATGTTCTTGAAGAAATGAACGATCGCCTTTCCGCTAGGGAAATTCAGCTTGTGTTGGTCTACTTCTCTCAAGAAGGTAGAGATTCATGGTGTGCTCTTGAGGTTTTTGAGTGGCTTCAAAAGGAAAATCGGGTTGATAAGGAGACCATGGAGCTTATGGTGTCTATAATGTGTAGTTGGATCAAGAAGTTGGTGGAGGGACGACATAATGTTGGAGATGTTGTTGACCTTCTTGTGGATATGGATTGTGTTGGTTTGAAACCTCATTTTAGCATGATAGAAAAGGTTATCTCTTTGTACTGGGAAATGGGTGAGAAGGAAAAAGCGGTTTTCTTTGTGAAAGAGGTTTTGGGGCGCAATCTTGCTTTTATGAAGGATGATTGGGAGGGGCATAAAGGAGGACCGAGCGGTTATCTTGCATGGAAGATGATG GTTGATGGTGACTACAGAGGTGCAGTGAAAATGGTGCTGCATCTTAGAGAATCTGGGTTAAGGCCAGAGGTTTACTCCTATCTTATTGCCATGACTGCTGTGGTTAAAGAGCTGAATGAATTTGCAAAAGCTCTTCGGAAACTCAAAGGCTACGCAAGAGACGGGTTTGTGGCTGAACTTGATAAAAACAATGTTGAACTTGTTGCAAAGTATCAGACAGAGCTTCTAGCTGATGGAGTGCAGTTATCCAACTGGGTACTTGAAGAGGGAAGCTCTTCAATTCGTGGGGTGGTTCACGAGAGACTCCTTGCAATGTACATTTGTGCTGGGCAAGGAGTCGAGGCAGAGAGACAGCTTTGGGAAATGAAGCTTGTTGGCAAGGAGGCCGATGCTGATCTCTACGATATTGTTCTAGCCATTTGTGCTTCACAGAAGGAGACAAAAGCAATGAAACGGTTGCTTACCAGGATCGAGATTACGAGTCCcatgattaagaaaaagagtttGACATGGCTACTTAGGGGTTACATCAAAGGAGGGCATTTCCGTGATGCTGCAGGAACATTAGTAAAAATGATCAATTTGGGTTTTCTCCCAGAGTACTTGGACAGAGTAGCTGTACTGCAAggattaagaaaagaaattcgTGAACCAGAAAGTGTTCATACGTACCTCGATCTCTGCAAGTGTCTTTCTGATGCCAATCTAATTGGACCTAGTCTTGTATATTTGCACTTACAGAAACACAAGCTCTGGATCATTAAAATGCTTTGA